AACACCGATTACCTGAGTACGCACGCTTCGGCTCTTCCCCCACCTTCGATCGTGGAAATttctgcaactttgctgtggTCTCACCGCTCTTGAAAAGTGGCACCAATTCTTGCTAGCTGATAAAAACTTTGGGGCTCGTTGCAGGTAACATGGATCCCTACGCGGTTCTGAAATGCCGCTCCCAGGAGCAGAAGAGCAGCGTTGCATCTGGTATTCGTGTCTCTATTTCTCTTCAGTTTCTGTACTCGTATATTACATACTCTAATTCGCTAGAAATGTTGTCTTCAAGTTATAATGTCATCAACAGTCTGCAAAAACAGAGTTGCGATAGCAGGTAGTTCTAGTTCAGGTCAATGGTACTGGCTTGAATACTGATCATCAGTCAAATGTAGAACGACCACTGGGATTCTGTGAAAGGTTAGTTTGAAGAAGTGAATACATTGTTTTTCAGGAATTTCTATTCATCGTGCGCGCATCGCAGAAAACTCtgttcatcttcctcctccagctgcGGTGGCCGGACTACGGGGAACGGGGTCGCTGGGGCCGGCTGTGGCCCCCTTGTTTTTCTCGCTGGAAACATGCAACTGCGTTGCTGATAGAAACCTAAAACACCGATGTCATGTTACCGTTTCATGTGAACAAGACACACACTCTGCAAGTAATATGCCAGCATAGTTGAAGAGCCGAAGATATCTTGAAAAATTACAACTGAAGATGTGCAGAAGGATAGGTTCAAACCAGAGGAACTGTTTATGTTTACCTTCCCGCAGTAGTCACATCTTGTACCAACCTACCGAAAAACACAATAAAACAGGATCCATCGTGCCATTCATTACCGAAGAGGAAATGGTCTTGCTTGGCAACCGCGAAGCATCTTGTGGAACGGTTCTGTACCAAATGGATATTGGATGGTTTCTTAGTGCTAATGCTTTTTGTGTCCTTGACTTCCCTAGCAATTTGTAACTTGATGTCTTTGTGCACTGCAGGGAAAGGAAGTGATCCTGAATGGAACGAGACCTTTGTGTTCACCGTCTCCGACAGCACAACGGAGCTATTCATCAAGCTCCTGGACAGTGATGGTGGCACGGATGACGACTTTGTTGGTGAAGCAACGTAAGTACTTGTAACCGATCATGCACGCACAAGTACAATATATACAAAGTGACACACCACCAACAATAAAACTGGTTTTCGTCGCTCTTGCGGTTTGCAGTTTTGAAGATGCTTTGGGATCCAAACTTTAACGTTTGCAGTGTTCATTTCAATTGTGTGCCCTGCTTCTGTAGGGTTCCTCTGGAAGCAGTTTTTACAGAAGGAAGCATCCCTCCAACTGTTTACAATGTTGTGAAAGACGAAGAATATCGCGGGGAAATCAAAATTGGTCTCACCTTCACTCCAGAGGTAATTGTCTTACATAGTCACATCCATTCGAAAGCTGGATTTTGAAATGTGATACACTGAAAGGTCTGTATCTTTTATAAAAATGTTTTTGGATTAAACATAAACAATCTTTTCCATAaaaccttttttaaaaaaagatcaCACGCAAGCGTTAGTGGGTAGTTTCTGTTTGCTAGCAACTTATGTGATAGCTGCCGCCGTCTGTGGATGTCTCTTCTGCCTCCTTTTGCTTTTTCCTGTCTAGTTTCTGTCTATGGCAAAGATAAGTACTTTGCGTATTTTGCGTTAGTGGGTACCTTATCTCTCTTTCTGTTGCTTTCCATTAGCCTGAAGATTAGGAGCAGGGTTTTGCTCTGAATTCGTCTACAACCTGCTGAAATGCCTCTTCTGATCTATTTGCAGGATTCTCGTGACCAGGGTTTCTGAGAGCCAGTCTTCAAAAGAAGCACATTCCATGATGTTTTACCACAATCTGAAATGTCTGCGACTTGTTACTCTAAAACGAGACCCCGTATTGTTGGCTTGTTGTGTACTGAAAGTATGTAATAATGCTGTTGGCCACTTGTATGAACTACGGCTGAATCCCGCTCTCGATGTTCATCAGTTAACCTGTCGTAATTCCAACAGGCCGTGACTGCCGCAAGATCTCACCTGTCTGCGCTTTTCTCTGAAGGTGTCCATTCCGTGCTCAACCGGGACAGGATCCAAGAAATCATCATCTTGCGTTGCAGTATGCACTAGGGACTCCGGACATCTCATGCATGGTAATCAGCACCGTGCATGCCTTGCTCTGACACCCATGTCTCGGATGATGAGACTCGACCGTGGCTTAGCGTTCACTCAACCTCATGCAGAGAGAGGCcccccggccgcggccggtcTTCTTTGACCTTCCAGTTCCAGCTGCTGCACTTCACGGCCGTATCTCTCTGCCTCCCCCTGTCTCTCTCTGCTGGGCCAGTAGATTAACCTAAGCCACTAGGATTTATTAATCGTCCTAGGCGACGATCCTTGCCATGTGATCTGGGCGATAAGATATGTAGGGATGCTGTTGAGGCTGGCGTGGTCGCAAGCGAACAAAAAGGCTAGTAACTCGAAATCATAGTTTCAGCGGGGCGGCGACAAAGCACCAGCTTGTCCGGGCTCCCCATGTCCGCTTGCTCGCCGCGGCGAGCGGAAATGACGCTAAAGACCCCTGGACTGGCCTGGAGGAAGAAAACACAGGCGGGGTTGCTCCGGGTGCAAACCTCCAGCAACAAAGAAACAAGGCGAGCTCACGATCATTGTTGCTGTCTGAATCAGATCTTTGCTCGGAAGAACATGGCAACAAAGAAGCATGCATGTACAATCTCCGCTTATGTTGGATTAGATTCAGAGTTGCTCTACTGCTCTGCTAGCTAATTACAGTTACGGGCGAGCATCTATCGCCGTGTGTGATTGAGcgagagaaaaaaaaatggaAGCTGAACCTAGAACGAAAAACCTGCGCGTCCTCGATGGATCCTAGTTGTGCAGCGGGTTGGAGCCCTGCGGCACCAGCCTCTTGGACTCGCCGAGCACCGCCTCGGCGTCCCGGGctgcggccgcgggcgccgtcGCGCTCGCCGCTGCtaccgtcgtcgtcgccgccgccgccgccacccggcCGTGCCGCCTCCACGCAGCCACGTCCGCCCTGGGAATTCGGTGGCCGCCGCAGCAGCCGAACGCGGCGAGCTCGGTCGCCAGCAGCAGAAGCATCGCGAGCAGCAGCCGCACGCTCGTGCCGTGCCTCTCCATGCTCGCCCGGAGACGCACGGGGAGGCCgggagggaaggaggggagGGGCGCTCTCGCTGGCCTCGGACTCGCAGGAGGAGCGCTCTGCAAGTGCAATGCCCGCACGCGCCGCCGTGTCGCGCTGCGTGTCCAGTTGAGCGTGTCTGGTGGTAGTAGGTGCCGGTGCGCCGGCGCTAAATAAGATGGGGCTGGCCACCGTTAGTCCTGACTCCCGAGAGTGAAAGGCTTGTGCTTTGTCTGAACGAAAGGTGGTCACTTGACTCGGCGAAAACAGCAGCCGACCAACCTAACCCCCGTGTTCGTGTGATCGTGTCGCGCAAATCTCATGCGCCTGACGCCTAATCGCGAGGCAAGCTTGCCGACGTGCCGGATGGGGTGGCATCGGTCGTGTCTGGTTGCCTATGTTTGTGCGGTCATGTCCCTGTACCTCTCCCTGTGACTCAGTGGTATGTTATCGATATCTCAGTGACTCAGTGGAATGAGCGAGGCGATTGGTTTTTGTGATGGCTGTGAAGTTACTATTGGGCTGCAGTTTGTGAAGAGGACCTTGCTTGCATCACACAGAAAGCTTCAAAAGCGACGCTGCCGCATTTCTCTGTTGCATGCTTTTATCCCGTCGGTCTCACATCAACTTTGCCCATCTTTTGAATAGGCAAACCACTGCTGAATTACAAGACACAAAAGTTTTGCTAGaaaaattacactaattaagaTGACTGGAGAAGTGGAGATAGCAGTCAGCAGCAGACTGGCAGAGCTTCCTATGATTCTGAGGCAGACACGGGCCAAAGTGTGAAGTGGGCCAGAAGGCGTGTCTCCTCCCAAGCCCGCTGCTTCGGCCCACCAGATGGGAAATTAAAATTAAAATTccaaaaaggggtgccggttgagaaaaatttgaaaaatgggtgcctcccgcccgatcatcgggcgggaggtgtggggccggggacatcccgcccaaccagcgGGCGGGACCCTTAAAAAACTTTTTCCAGGCCCCCCGAGGgccccttcgcgaataagaaacttttcttattcgcgaacggGTCCCTGAGggagcatcccgcccggccagagggcgggaggcatcccgcccggccagtgggcgggatgtttagagccattttttttattttcctttggaatttatgatttacaatctatttgaaattgagactgttttcaaatgcaatattgattcgccatattcttttgtatacatataaaattttaattcaattttacgaagaagattgctctatctaaaattcgtatgaagatggttaaacgataacgttttgcaacgtagaatccgaatattacgacagtacgatagatcaaccgattaaaaagaaaatagtatcatacaaaaacagtttaaatataaaaagttcaccaaatcaagagtatctactccgcatgtcccgaacctcgcgctctcttgggcctcccgcccctagtcctaggccgtcggcgtatgtggtcctccgagtacgtaaatgcatctggagcacggtgaggacgaggcggaggaggtgcaggtgtgaaggggtcatcctgggactgtgcacctggagcgtcatatGTCTGGGATGGgccaatgatgtcaggctcggcgccgccgcccaccagctctgaccaagtggcggagccgccctcccaggcgtcccagtccggcacaccgaatggaccgccgtatgcaggagctcccgtcgaccatgcatgctgagcatagccataagagtacggtgcagctggcctcgagcctgacgggagagacggtcctggagcataggcgccaaacgtctgaggctccattcttgcaggaggaggtcccattgccgtcgagtgcatgactacaaaacgaaatgaaattagtcgtgtaaatcataagtgattgaaatggcaattatgaagaacttacagcttgaactagcggcagtaccgctggacgctgcgtgcggtgctgtagaggtcgacgggccagctgtgtacacgtgggcggacgcatgagatgaactggaggtccccacgtcgtctctgccgcgacacgtcagtgcacgtaacgctcgcgtcaagctgtcttgaatcttacggaagctgtccttgtactgtgcctccggtatacgcactccacgttcaatcaacgtgatctgagatgtagcttcgacctccgcgaagttgatcagatcgatctgcatacgtaatgggatgCAGATTACTATTGGTATCGatattttagaaaaaatatttaataattcaagttgcgaaacacgtaccgcgccacgctggtcctgatcacggtacgagggatacgtgtcagaaatggtcggctggtgctgatcCTCCGCGTCATGAATATGTGAacgagtgacgtacggacgcgtaCGAAGGAGGTACCAGCTCATCTgaaaaaattacacaactgcatcggtactCCTCGTATACAGAAACGTataacagtaaattaaagagcttaaaagaacttacccgtcgatcggtccaaagcgaacccatcgtggggctatcctcgtcccACATCCCGTACATCTCGGGTGGATAAGGCTCTTCGCTGATTAGGGGACGcgctatggcgaatcgctcgtacgaccatagctgcagcagaagtgggcagcctgtgatgacggcagtcctctccgtcttcaaacaggcctggcaaagaCCTCGGTACGtcgcagcaagcactgccgatccccagctccacccaggtacctggcccggctccgcatccgcaatcgcgcgcgcgtattgcatgagcaccttgtccacgtaattgccggtagagttgcagaaaagagtccagccgaacaaccataACAGATACGCCTCCAGGTATcgtgacacctcgtactgcccagccagagggtgcagatcctgagcctgtaatatatttgttcaaaacttagaggtactcacatatgattcaattaaattaaataaaaaataactggacgtaccctaaattgtattacccaactcttggcggggccgggcaaatcaggtacgttcacaacaagtggcgggttcgcgggaccaaaccgctcctgcagctccaccctgtcaagccagcggtcgtccaggtgcaacaactcctttgctacacgagggcgcaactcgtgaagctcctgcccctccaccgcagccaggtacgacctgtgccgttcatcgatgtgcgcgtcaaggagctctggtgtctgcgccatatctgcatgaaaaatataagtaccgtaagacaCATTCCTacgaacaattgaaaatactataaACTATTTACAATAGAActaacctaacaaatatttataaaagctattcaaaatactgaaatctattcaaaatataactaccctaaaaaatatatctaaaaactactgcaattataaaaactattcaaaatataactaccctaagaaatatttctaaaagctattcaaaataccgaaacctattcgaaatataactaacctaaaaaatatatctaaaaactactgcaattataaaaactatttaaaatataactagcctaagaaatatatctaccaactattaaaatactcaaaactatttaaaatagaactatcctaacaaatatttctaaaaactattgaaaatactgaattctacgtataactaccctaacaaatattcgtaaaaataattaataattatacgattataatacctccaaaccgacgtgtggacagggcttcgccgcttcgtctcctctcttcctctcctctcctccttttcttttttctgatttttgatgaattttatgagaattagggggtgggtgggggcttaaatagtgggggggggggacatcccgcccgttgggagggcgggacgtGGGCCTCCCCCCCGTTGGggggggcgggatgcccccaATGGGCGGGAGGCCCacgtcccgccctcccaacgggcgggaggcccctcggaggacatcccgcccgttggaagggcgggATGTCGCCTGACTTTTCGCAAAAAGGCCCCTGCGAAGAGGATTTCCTCCCCCCGccgaccccccgcccgttggatgggcgggatgcttcatcccgccctttcattgggcgggaggtgcccatttttcgaaatttcccaaaccggcaccctttttttgaatttaaatttctttttaaccctttttttaaaaaaattcaatGGCCAGTGGGCACGCTTTTCAGCAGCCCGGCCCAAACCCAACCAAGGACAGACCGGAGAAGACACGGTGCCCTGCTTTGCTCTGCTGCCTCCCGCACCACAAGCCCGTGCGCGCCGCCAAGTTTGCCTTTATTCTCCCACAGGCCACAGCAGTTTTCGCCGCGGACGGCTCCACTTCGCCTCCAAGTTTCGCGGGGCAGGAGGGGCAGGGTGTGTGATTGTGAAGAGTCAGAGGCGGAGCAGTCGGCGTGCGTGACGGCTCGGTGACGCGGTGGGGATGGAGTACCGCGACAAGCTGGTGCTCGCGCCCATGGTCCGCGTGGTAACTCCCCTCGACCCGAGCCCCTCCCACGATTCCGTCCTCTGGATTTACTTAGCCGTCTCTCATCCGGGGGCATACGACTTCGGATTTGAGCTTTAGTCTCAAGCTCTGGATCTCTAGATTTAGGTCTCTGTTTTCTTATGAACCTAATTTGCTCTCGATCCAGCTCTGCGCCCTTTTGTTTTATGTCGGAAGTGGAATAATTATGGGACTAAGCTGTGTCTTGGTAACCATGCTGTTGGATAAATGACTGTAGTAAGCATGCGACTAGGTTGTGGTTTGGTTTCCGCTTTTCCTGCTGCCAATGAAGGAATGAAGTTATTAATCATTTCGTGGATTACAAGCTACTGTAGTAATAAACAAGTACTGAATTAATCAAATACATTTTAGTGGGGTTAGTTATTT
The sequence above is drawn from the Panicum hallii strain FIL2 chromosome 7, PHallii_v3.1, whole genome shotgun sequence genome and encodes:
- the LOC112898974 gene encoding uncharacterized protein LOC112898974, translating into MERHGTSVRLLLAMLLLLATELAAFGCCGGHRIPRADVAAWRRHGRVAAAAATTTVAAASATAPAAAARDAEAVLGESKRLVPQGSNPLHN
- the LOC112898973 gene encoding elicitor-responsive protein 3; the protein is MAQGTLEVLLVGAKGLENTDYLSNMDPYAVLKCRSQEQKSSVASGKGSDPEWNETFVFTVSDSTTELFIKLLDSDGGTDDDFVGEATVPLEAVFTEGSIPPTVYNVVKDEEYRGEIKIGLTFTPEDSRDQGF